The Flexivirga aerilata sequence CGAGGGCGACGCCGAGTGGGTCAAGTCGGTCGAGGAACTGATGGACGCGGTCGACGAGTCGATCCCGGACCCGGTGCGCGACACCGACAAGCCGTTCCTGATGCCGATCGAGGACGTCTTCACGATCACCGGTCGTGGCACCGTCGTCACCGGTCGTATCGAGCGCGGTGTGCTCACGGTGAACGAGGAAGTCGAGATCGTCGGCATCCGCGAGAACACCCAGAAGACCACCGTCACCGGCATCGAGATGTTCCGCAAGCTGCTCGACGAGGGTCGCGCGGGTGAGAACGTCGGTCTGCTGCTCCGCGGCACCAAGCGCGAGGACGTCGAGCGCGGCCAGGTCGTGGTGAAGCCGGGTTCGACCACCCCGCACACCGAGTTCGAGGCCAACGTCTACATCCTCGGCAAGGACGAGGGCGGCCGTCACACGCCGTTCTACGACAACTACCGCCCGCAGTTCTACTTCCGCACCACCGACGTGACCGGTGTCGTGAAGCTGCCTGAGGGCACCGAGATGGTCATGCCCGGTGACAACACCGAGATGACCGTCACGCTGATCCAGCCGGTCGCGATGGAGGACGGTCTGCGTTTCGCCATCCGCGAGGGCGGCCGCACCGTCGGCGCCGGCCGCGTCACCAAGATCCTCAAGTGATCTTGCGCTGAACGGCTGAAAGGCCCCGGATCTCACCAGAGATCCGGGGCCTTTCGCATGCCCGGGCTGGTCAGCCGCGCAGGTTGTACGCCGCGCGGGTGTACATCGCGATGCCGGCGGAGACCGAGACGTTGAGCGACTCGGCGTCGGGGTTCATCGGGATCGAGACCTCGAGCGCGGACCCCTGGTGGAGTTCGCTCGACGGGCCGAAGCGCTCACTGCCGAGCACCAACGCCAGCCGGTCGGGTATGTCGGCAAGCTCCTCCAGCTCGGTCTCCGCGTGTGCGTCGAAGGTCGCGAGGCGCACCCCGGTCGCCTGGTCCTGCAGGAACGACGCGAGCTGCTGGCGGGTGGCGAGGATGACCGGCAGCGAGAAGACGTAGCCGCGGCTGGCCCGCACCAGGCGGCGGTCGGCGATGGACGGCAGGTCGCTGTCGATGAGGACCACGGCGCTCACCCCGAAGGCGAAGCTGCTGCGGATGATCGCCCCGATGTTGCCGACGATCTTCACCCCGTCGAGCACGACCAGGTCCTGCCTGCTGTCCGCGACGTCACGCAGCCGCGCCGGCTTCGGCAGGTGGGCGATGCCGAAGACCTTCGGCTTCTTCTCGATCTTGAAGATCTCACCGGCGAGTTCCGTGCTGAGCAGCCGCACCGGAATCTGCCTGTCATCACACGCTTGCCGGATCTCGTCCGGGAAGTCGGCGGTCTGCAGCCCGTAGACCTCCACGAAGACCAGGCCCGACCGGATCGCCTGCAGCAGCGGGTCGAAGTCCTCGATCAACAGGCTGCGGACCGGGCCTCGCGCCTTACGGTTGAGGTCGGTCAGCCGCTGCACGGCCGGGTCGGATCGGTCGGTGATGAGTTCCAGGTCGGTCACCGTCGAATCGTACGGGAGACTTATACAAGTACTCTTGTGTATGCCGTGGCTGCCCGCGACGCTTGCAGTCATGCCGAGGAAGACCGCCGCCGAGCGCCATACCGACTCCGCACCCGAGCCGGAGCAGTCCTGGCCAGCCGAAGGGGCCGCGCTGATCGACGCGCTGCTCGCGGTGCACCACCCGGTGCGGCGCCGGATCTACGAGGTGCTGACGACCGACGGGCCGGCCACGGTCGGTGGGCTGGCGGCGCGGCTCGACCTCGCGGTCGGGTCGGTCAGTCACCACCTGAAGCCGTTGCACAAGGCCGGATTCGTCGAGCCTGCACCGGAACTCGCGCGCGACACCCGTGAGTCGTGGTGGCGCGGCCTTCACCGGCGGCTGTCGTGGAGCGGCGACGATTACACCGCCGGCAGCTTCGCCCGGCAGGTGACCGACGCCGCCGAGTGGGCCAACTTCCAGCACCTCAACGCGGCCACGGCCGCATGGATGCGCGGGCGTCACGAGCTGCCGGAGGTATGGCGTGAGGCCCGCGCCAGCGACACCTTCGTCGCGGCGACGGCCGAGCAACTGCGTGACCTGGGGGAGCGGGTCGAGGCGATCGCCCGCGAGTGGACCGACGAGGTGCGGGCCGACGCCGAGCTGCACCCGGACGCCGAGCGGCGACCGGTGCGCTTCATCGCCCGCATCTTCCCGAGCGAGCCCGGGGCGGGTGAGCGCCGATGACCGCAATCGTCGACGAGCCCGTCCTCGTCGCGGCACCACCGCCGCCGGTGCGGCGGGACCGGATGGTGCACGCCTACCTCGCCGCCTCGCTCGTATCTGCGTGCGGGGACACGGTTTTCACGATCGGTCTCGCCTGGACAGCGGTGCACCTACTGTCGCCGGGACTGGCGGGGGTCGTGCTCGGCATCGAGCTGCTCCCGCAGGCGGTGTGCACGCTCTTCGGCGGGGTGATCGCCGACCGCTTCGACACCCGGCGGGTGATGATGGCCGGGGCGGCCGCGCGGGTCGTCGTGCTGCTGCTCGCTACGGCAGCCTGGCAGCTCGGATTCCATTCCGCCGCAGTGCTTTTCGCCGTCGCCATCGCGTTCGGCACGGCCGCGGGGCTGAGCAGTCCGGCGTCGGCGACGCTGATGCGGCAGCTCGTCGCCACGCGGGATCTGGTGACCGTCGGTGGTTGGTCACAGACCGGCCTGCGCCTCGCGCGCCTGCTGGGCGCGCCGGTCGGGGCCGCCGTCGTCCAGTGGGGGTTCGGCGCGTCGATGGTCGTGGATGCCATCTCGTTCGGTGCCGTGCTCCTGGTGCTGGCCTTCGTCATACGTCCGCGGTTTCGTCTGCCGCGCGCCACTCACGAGCCCTGGCATCGGGCGCTGCGTGCCGGACTCTCCTACGTATGGCGCACTCCGGTCGCCCGGACCTTCCTCATCGGGCTGGCCGCGATGAACGTCTTCGTCTCCCCGGTCATGGCCGTCGGCGTCGCGCTGCGCGTGTCCGGATCGCACTGGGGCGCAACGTGGTTGGGCATCGGCGAGGCGGTGTTCGCGGCCGGCGCGATAGCGGGTTCGTTGGCCGGGATCCGCCTGCAGGGCAGCCATCTCGCGCGCCGGGCCTTCTCGGTCCTCGCGATCCAGGGACTGGGTCTCGCCGCCGTCGGTGTGCCCTCCCGGCTGGCCCTGCTCGCCGGCATGCTGACAATCGGCCTCACCGCCGGGCTCGGGTCGGTCTGGCTGGGCGGCACGTTCCAGCGGGTGATCGCGCCGGCCCAACTCGGCCGCGCCTCCTCGGTCAGTCAGCTCGGCGATCAGCTGCTCATCCCCGCGACCATGCCGCTCTTCGGAGTGCTCGCCGCTGCAAGCTCCGTGCTGACCGCGACGGTCACCTTCGGTGCCGGAATGTCGTTGCTGTGCGTGCTCTTCGCCACGCGCCCGCACATCCGCGCGATCCCGTGACCCCGTGACCCCGTGATCCAGGGTCAGCGGGCCCGCCACCTATGCCGTTGCCGGCCGCGGCCGGGAGCGGTCCCGGCTCGCCGGTCGCGAAGTAGGCCGCAACCGGCGACAGCAGCGGCTCGAGCGACGCGTCCGGGCCCGCGAAGCCGAGGGCGCCCACCGCGTCGGCGCCGTGCGCAACCGCGTGCACCCACCCGAGCTGCTCGTCGTAGCCGCGCAGATCCTGCTCGGCCGGCCACCAGGCGAGCACGGCGTCGGTCCATGCCGGCGGCCACGGCTCGCCTTTCGGCCACGTGTCCGCGAGGCGCCGACGAGCTGGGTCAGGCGCGAGTCGTCCATGCGCGGCAGTCTGGCACCTGACGATCCCGCGATCCGGTATGCCGAGCCGGGCCCCAGGCGGCGTTTGGGACAATCGCGGGGTAACCCCTTTGCGCCGCGCCAGGAGATTGCCGAAACCCGTGTCCACTGCACAGCCGCTGTCCGCTCTGTCCGCCGACCAACTCGCGAGCTTCCGCGAGACGCAGCAGACGGCATACGACGAACTCAAGGCGAGCGGGCTGAAGCTCGACCTCACCCGCGGCAAGCCCTCCACCGAGCAGCTCGACCTGTCCAACGGGCTGCTCACGCTGCCCACCCAGGTCAACGACGCCTCCGGCGCCGACACCCGCAACTACGGCAACCTGCAGGGCATCGCCGAGCTGCGCGAGATCTTCGCCGAGCTTCTCTGGGTGTCGCCGGATCAGCTTGTGGCAGGGGGCAATTCGAGCCTCACCATGATGAAGGACACGCTCGTCGACCTGGTGCTCTTCGGCGGTGTCGACTCGCCGAAGCCGTGGCGGCTGGAGGAGAAGGTCCGCTTCATCTGCCCGGTGCCCGGCTACGACCGGCACCACACGCTGCTCGACTCGCTCGGCATCGAGATGATCACCGTGCCGATGACCCCGGACGGCCCGGACGCCGACGCGGTCGCCGCGCTGGTCGCCGACGACCCGACGATCAAGGGCATGTGGCTGGTGCCGACCTACTCCAACCCGGCCGGCTCGGTGTGCAGTCAGGACGTCGCCGCCAAGCTCGCCGCGATGCCGACGGCCGCCCACGACTTCAAGATCTTCTGGGACAACGCCTACGCCTTCCACCACCTCACCGAGGACGAGGTCAAGAGCGCCGACATCCTGTCGCTCGCCAGCGCCGCCGGCCACCCGCACCGGCCGATCGTCTTCGCCTCGACCTCCAAGATCACCTTCGCCGGCGCCGGCGTCGCCTTCCTCGCGGCGTCGCCGGAGCAGGTGAAGTGGTATCTCGGCCACCTCGGCAAGGGGTCGATCGGCCCGGACAAGGTCAACCAGCTGCGCCATGCCGAGTTCTTCGGCAACGCCGAGGGCGTGATCACCCACATGCGGCGGCACCGCGACATCATCGCGCCGAAGTTCGCCGAGGTGCAGCGGGTGCTGCGCGAACGCCTCGGCGGTCTCGACGTCGCCACCTGGACCGACCCGGTCGGCGGTTACTTCGTCAGCCTCGACGTGCTGCCCGGCACCGCGTCCCGGGTGGTCGAGCTGGCCAAGGCCGCGGGTGTCGCGCTGACGCCGGCCGGCGCGTCATACCCCTACGGCAACGACCCGCAGGACACCAACATCCGGCTGGCGCCCACCTACCCGGCGCTTGCGGAGGTGACGCCTGCGATGGAGGCCGTCGCGACCTGCGTGCTGCTCGCCGCCGCCGAGAAACTGAGCGCCGGAGGGCAGGGCCGGTAATGGGCCCGATCCGCAGCGGGTGCCCGGCCGGGCGTCCGGCGGATATGGCAGAGTTCGCCCTGTGGACATCCCGGTGAAGGCGCCGCCGACACCCGTCTTCTTCGTGGCCGGTGGCACGGGCATTTCGGCCGAAACGCTCGGCAACATGATGCTGCAGCAGTTCCCGAGCGTGCGCTTCGTGCGGGAGAAGCTGCCCTTCATCAAGACCCCCGAGCAGGCGCGCGAGGCGGTCGCCCAGATGGACGCCGCCAAGACCAGCGAGGTCACGCCGCTGGTGTTCTCCACGGTCGCGGTCGAGGAGATCCGGGAGATCCTGTCGAGCACCGACTGCGCCTTCATCGACCTCTTCGGGTCGCACCTGGACATGGTCGAGCAGGTGCTGCACGTCAACGCCGCGCACAACTCCACCAGCGCCCACGGCGTGCGCGACGAGGGGCAGTACGACGCGCGCATGAAGGCCGTCGAGTTCGCGATCGAGCACGACGACGGGCAGAGCCTGCGTCAGCTCGACCGGGCCGACCTGATCCTCACCGCGCCGTCCCGCTGCGGCAAGACGCCGACCACCATGTATCTCGCGTTGCAGTACGGCCTGCGGGTGGCCAACTACCCCCTGGTCGAGGAGGACTTCGAGTCCAGCGACCTGCCCCGGCCGATCAAGCCGTATGCCGACAAGTGCTTCGGCCTCTTGTCGACGCCGGCCCGCCTCAGCCAGGTGCGCAGCGAGCGACGACCGGGCTCGGCATACGCCACGCTTGCGCAGTGCACCTACGAGCTGCGGCGCGCCGAGGCGCTCTTCCGCACCCACCGCATCCCCTACATCAACTCCGCCAACATGTCGGTGGAGGAGATGGCGGCCATGATCATGCAGACCCGCAAGCTGAGCGCGGCCCGCTGAGCGCGAGCCTCGTCATACCCCGAAGAATGGCTGGAAGGAACGGCTGGAATGAGCAACATCGAATGGTTCGCCGATCTCGGCATCGACGACGTCGAGTCGGTGGGCGGTAAGAACGCCTCGCTCGGCGAGATGGTGCAGCACCTGGCCAAGGCCGGCGTCAACGTGCCGACCGGCTTCGCCACGACGGCCGACGCCTACCGCCGCTTCCTGGTCGACACCGGCCTGAAGGACGAGATCGACGGGCTGCTCGCCGACCTCGACGTCGACGACGTGCGTGAGCTGGCCCGGGTCGGTGCGAAGATCCGCGGCGACATCGAGGAGCAGGACTTCCCGGCCGACCTCGAGGCCGACATCCGATCGGCCTACGAGAAGCTGACCGCCGAGCAGGGGCAGGACGCGACGTTCGCGGTGCGGTCCAGCGCCACCGCCGAGGACCTGCCGGACGCCTCCTTCGCCGGCCAGCAGGAGACCTTCCTCAACATCAGCGGGATCGACAACATCCTGCACGCGATCAAGCTGGTCTTCGCTTCGCTCTACAACGACCGGGCGATCGCCTACCGGGTGCACGCCGGCTACGACCACTCCCTGGTGGCGCTCTCCGCGGGCATCCAGCGCATGGTGCGATCGGACATCGGCGCATCGGGCGTGATGTTCACGATGGACACCGAATCCGGTTTCCGCGACGCGGTTTTCATCACCTCGAGCTACGGGTTGGGTGAGGCCGTCGTGCAGGGTGCGGTCAACCCCGACGAGTTCTACGTCTACAAGCCGGCGCTCAAGGAGGACCGGCCGGCGATCCTCAAGCGCGGCGTCGGCTCCAAGACCACCAAGATGGTCTACACCGGGGACGACACGGTCGGCGAGACGATCCACTTCGTCCCGGTCGAGCCGGAGGACCAGGGCCGGCTCTCGCTCACCGACGACGAGGTCACCGAGCTGGCCAAGTACGCCGTTGCCATCGAGGAGCACTACGGCCGGCCGATGGACATCGAGTGGGGCAAGGACGGCTCCGACGGCAAGCTCTACATCCTGCAGGCCCGCCCGGAGACCGTGCAGTCGCGCGCGAGCAGCTCCACCCTGAAGCGCTACGTGATGAAGGAGCGCGGACCGGTGCTGGTCGAGGGACGCGCGATCGGTCAGAAGATCGGCGCCGGCAGGGTGCGCAAGCTGACGCTGGAGACGATGCACGAGTTCGAGCAGGGTGACGTGCTGGTGGCCGGCATCACCGACCCCGACTGGGAGCCGATCATGAAGCGGGCGTCGGCGATCGTCACCGACCTCGGCGGCCGCACCAGCCACGCCGCGATCATCTCCCGCGAGCTCGGCATCCCGGCCGTCGTCGGCACCGGCACCGCCACCAAGGACCTCACCGACGGGCAGGAGGTCACCGTCTCGTGCGCCGAGGGTGACACCGGCTTCGTCTACGAGGGTCTGCGCGAGTTCGAGGTCAAGGAGACCGAGCTCGACAAGATGCCCGACATTCCGACCAAGATCATGATGAACGTCGGAACCCCCGACCAGGCCTTCGAGTTCAGCCGCCTCCCCAACAAGGGCATCGGCCTCGCACGGCTGGAGTTCATCATCAACCGGCAGATCGGCATCCACCCCAAGGCGCTGCTCGAGCTGGACGACCAGACGCCCGAGCTGCAGGAGCAGATCCGCTCGCTGATCTCGGCATACGACAGCCCGCGCGACTTCTTCGTGGAGCGCGTCGCCGAGGGTGTCGCGTCGCTGGCGGCGGCGTTCGCGCCGGAGCCGGTCATCGTGCGCATGTCGGACTTCAAGTCCAACGAGTACGCCGGGATGATCGGCGGCGAGCGTTACGAGCCCGACGAGGAAAACCCGATGATCGGCTACCGGGGCGCATCCCGTTATCTGTCAGCGGATTTCGAGGACTGCTTCGCGATGGAGTGCGAGGCGCTGCGCTTTGTCCGGGAGGAGATGGGCCTGACCAACGTGCGCATCATGATCCCGTTCGTGCGCACCATCGAGGAGGCCAAGGGCGTCACCGATCTGCTCGCCAAGTACGGCCTGAAGCGCGGGGAGAACGGCCTGCAGGTCGTGATGATGTGCGAGGTGCCGAGCAACGCGGTCATCGCCGACCAGTTCCTGAAGTACTTCGACGGCTTCTCGATCGGCTCCAACGACATGACCCAGCTGACCCTCGGTCTGGACCGCGACTCCGGTTTGGTGGCAGGCGGATTCGACGAGCGCGACCCCGCGGTCAAGGCGATGCTCACCATGGCGATCACCGCCTGCAAGGAGCAGGGCAAGTATGTCGGCATCTGCGGGCAGGGCCCGTCGGACCACCCTGACCTCGCCGAGTGGCTGGTCGACCAGGGCATCGAGTCGATCTCGCTCAACCCGGACACCGTCGTCGAGACCTGGCTGCGGATCGCCAAGCGTGGCGAGAAGGCCGGCGCCTGACGGTTCTTCGGCACGGCTGAGCGGGAGGTGGGCGAGCAGCCCACCTCCCGCTCGCGTGGTGAGACGCGCCCGTCATACATGGGATGTTAGGTTCAATGTATGACGCAGCCCATCACCCCGCCCAGACGCACCAGCGAGCTGGTGGTCGAACGCATGGAGCAGCTCATCCGCGGCGGAGAGTGGCCGGTCGGCACGTGCATCCCGGCCGAGCCCGAGCTGGTGCGCGACTTCGGGGTCGGCCGCAACACCATCCGTGAGGCGGTGCGGGCGCTGGAGCACACCGGCATGCTGCAGCCGCGCCGAGGTGACGGCACCTACGTGCGCAGCGCCAATCCCTTTGCCGCAGCGATGAGTCGGGGCGCGTCGTCGGCGGCGCTCGACCTGATGCAGGTGCGCCGGGCGCTGGAGTCCGAGGCCGCCGCGAGTGCCGCGCGCAGCGCGTCGGCGCGTACCCGCGCGAAGCTCCGGGCGGTGCTCGACCGGGCGGAGGCCGCGCTCGCGGCCGGTGACCTCGAGACCTACACCCGCGAGGACGTCGGCTTCCACACCCAACTGGTGGCGGCCGCCGGCAACCCGCTGATGGTCGAGATCTTCGACGGGGTCGTCGAGGCGATCGCGGCGACGCACGCCGAGATCACCGCCACGTCCGCGGCACACACCGGTCTGCACCCGCAGGGCCACCGCGAGGCGATCGACGCGATCGACGCCGGCGACCCCGAGGCTGCCCGCGCCGCGGTCAACCACTACATCGACGAACTCGAAGCGGAAATCAAGCGCGCATGACCGACACCGACCTCACGGCGCGCGGCGCCGTCCATCAGCGGCAGTCGACAAGCAGCGAACTCCGAGGTGCCGCAGCTGTTTTCGCGGCCGTCGGCATCATGCTCGTCGCGGCCAACCTGCGGCCTGCGGTGGTGTCGGTCGGGCCGCTGCTCGATACGATCTCCGAGGATCAGGGCTTCAGCAGCGCCGCCGCCGGCCTGCTCACCACCTTGCCGGTCCTCTTCTTCGGGCTGTCCGCGCCGGTCGCGCCCCGGCTCGCGGCCCGCTTCGGCATCGAGCGCACGATCTTCGGCGCGCTCGTCCTGCTGCTCGCCGCGATCGCGCTGCGCCTGGTGCCCGATGTCGTTGCGCTCTTTGCCGGTTCGATGGCGGTGGGTGCCGCGATCGGGGTCTGCAACGTGGTGCTGCCGGCGCTGATCAAGCGCGACTTCGCGCACCGCTCCGGCATGATGACCGGGCTCTACTCGATGACGCTCTCCGGCGGTGCCGCGGTCGCGGCCGGCGTCACGGTGCCGATCGACGACGCGCTCGGCGGCAACTGGCGCCTGACGCTCGCGGTCTGGGGTGTGCTGGCGCTGCTGGCCCTCGTCCAGTGGCTGCCGCAGCTCCGCCGGGTGCACACCATCCGCGACGACGCCGGCGGCGGCAGCCTCTATCGCGACCGGGTCGCCTGGGCGATCACCGTCTACATGGGTGCCCAGTCGCTGATCTTCTACACCTTCGGTGCGTGGCTGCCGACCTACCTGCTCGACCGGGGTATGACGCACGGCGAAGCCGGCACCACGCTGGCGCTGGGCCAGGTGGCGGGTCTGCTCACCTCGCTGACCGCACCGATGATCGCCGGCCGCATGCGCGACCAACGCGCAATTGCCTTGGCGTTCTTGGTCTTCTGCGCCATCGGCTTCATCGGGTTGGTCTCCACCGACGCCGTGCCACTGCTCTGGGTCTGCCTGGTGATGATGGGGCCCGGCTCCGGCATCAGCCTGGCGTTGCTCTTCATGGTGCTGCGCAGCAACTCCACCGCGCAGACCGGTCAGGTGTCGGGTATGGCGCAGTCGATCGGCTACGGTCTGGCCGCGATCGGCCCCATCCTGATCGGCGCCGTGCACGACGCCTCCGGGTCGTGGAACCTCGCCATGAGCGTGCTGGCGCTCGCGATCGTGCCGCAGGCCTTGTCGGCGTTGCGCGCCGCCAGGGCGGGCACGATGCGCGCGGGCTGAAATCGGCGCGGCCCGAGAGGCTACTCCTCGGAGATCGTCATCGAGGCGAGCCGCTTGCCGGCGAGCACGACGCCGAGGACGAGCACCACGGCGGTCGCGGCCAGCGCATACCAGAGCGGCACCGGTGGCGTGTCCGCGATGCCACTCGACACGTGTTGGATGACGGAGTTGCCCCACGTCCTCGGCGACAGCCACTTCACCGGCGAAAACAGCGACGCCAGAGTGGATTCCCAGATCAGCCAGAAGAGCAGGCAGCCGATGATGCTGCGTTTCATGGTGGTCGCGAGCGCGGTGAAGACACCGACGTAGGCGATGCTCGCGACGACCCCGCCGAGGAGGCCGGCCAGCGCCATCCGGTCGGCGGTGCCGCTCAGGATGAGACCGGCGATCAGCATCGGCACCGCGGCGAAGACAACTCCGGCGCCGAGGGTGACCACCGCCTTGCTGGCGATGATCGAGACTCGCGACACCGGTTTGGTGAGCAGGTAGATGATCGACCCGTCGTCGAACTCGGAGTTGATCAGCGTCGTCGTCGCGACCAGTGCTACGACCGGCACGGCGATGCCGATGCCGAAGTTGCGGAGCAGCTGTTCGGCCGAATCTGCGGGCACGTCACCGGAACTCGCCCGTCGTAGGACGAACGCGAGCACGACGAGGATCACCGGCATGGCGACCATCAGCCAGACGCGGGCGCGTCCGAAGAGTGACCGCAGGCCGAGGCGGAGGATGGGGGCGCTCATGTGGCGTTCACCAGGTAGCTGAAGACGCTCTCGAGTGACTCGTCGGTCGGAGTGAGTTCGAGGATGCGGATGCCGTGCTGCTGGGCGACCCGCGGCACCGCGTGCGCGAAGGCACCGAAGTCGTCGGCCTCGACCTCCAGCACGTCGTTGCTGCGCAGGCGCGCACCCCGCACCGACTGCTCGCCCAGCAGCAGCGTGGCGAGCCGCCGGTTGTCGGAGCTGCGCACGACATACTGATTGGGCCGGTCGGTCATCAGCCGTCGTATGGCGGCGAAATCGCCACTCGCAGCGTGCCTTCCGGCGACCACGACCTCCACCTGACGGGCGATCTGCTCGACCTCCTCCAGGATGTGCGAGCTGAAGACGATCGTCCGGCCCTGCTGCGCGAAGTCGGTGAGCAACCCCATCATGTGGCGCCGCTGGATCGGGTCCATGCCGTTGAAGGGTTCGTCGAGCAGCAGCACCGGCGGCTGGTGCACCAGCGCCGAGGCGACCTTGATGCGCTGCTTCATGCCCTTGCTGTAGGTGGAGATCTTCCGGTCGGCGGCGGCCGCCATGTCGACCAGCCCGATCGCGTGCTTGGTCGCGGCGTCGGGCTGGGGCACCTGTTGCAGATCGGCGTTGAGCCGGACGAACTGGCTGCCGGTCAGGAAGTCGTAGAGCGACTCCTGCACCGGCACGAGACCGATCTTGCGGTAGATCTCGACGTTGCCGCGGGTCGGTGCGCCGTCGATGGTGACGGTGCCGGTCGACGGCGGCAGCAGCCCGGCCATCATCGACAGCAGGGTCGACTTGCCGGCACCGTTGGGGCCGAGCAGGCCGGTGATGCCGGGGGAGATGTGCATCGAAACGTCGTTGACCGCAACGACATTGCCATACCAGCGGGACACATCGGTCAGGACGAGATCACTCATGAGATCGGGTCCGTCTTCGGGATTCCTCGGGATTGCTCGCAATGGTCACAGTGCCGCCGCCTTCCGGATGCGCTCGACGAGCACGAACGATGCGCCGAGGATCCACACCAGCGTGACCACGATGAACACCACGGTCCACCCGGCGCTCGGGTGCGGGATGGAAGGCACCGGCCGCGGCTGGTCGAACAGCCCGCTCACCACCTCGGCGACGAGGGTGAACGGGTTGAACATCGAGGCGATCATCGCGGCCGTCTCGTTGCCCGTGTCGTATGCCGAGCCCTGCACGATCGTGACGATGCCGGAGGTGAGCATGAGCGCGACGATGACCGCGACCACGGCGAGCCCGGAGCGGGTGGTGATCGCCGAGACCATGCCGCTGAACGTCGCGAGGATCAGCGACAGCACGAGCACACCGAAGATCGCGGCGAAGAAGTTCTTGGTGTGCTGGGTGCGATCGAGGCCGGAGGAGAGCGCTGCGGCATACCAGATGGTCATCGGGATGGCGATCACCGCAAAGAGGGCGGTGGCCAGCGCGGCGAGCCGGACCAGCACGTAGGTCGAGCGGTCGAGCGGCCGCGCGAAGTAGAGCACGATCGTCCGGTAGCGCAGGTCGCGGGCGAAGAGCACCGGCGCCTGGGACGCCGCGAACACGGTGATCAGCAGCTGCGTCCAATAGGGGTAGCCGAAGTAATTGGCAAGTGGCGCAAAGAGATTGGCCTGATCACCCAGCGACATCTTGCTCAGCTGTATGGCGAGGCCCGCGAGCACGAGGGCGGGTATGAGCATCAGCGCGGCCACGAGGAAGGGCATGATCTTCGACTTGTTCGAGCGGCCGAGGCCGAAGCAGTGCCGCAGCGAGGTGAGGTAGAGCGACAGCGCGATCGCGCCGGTGCCCTGCCGCCGCCCGGTGAAGGTGCGGTAGCCGATGTCGTGGATGACGCCTTGGCGAGGTGGGGTGCTCATGCGGGGACACCTCCGGTCGGCTGCTGGAAGACTTCCTCGAGGCTGTGGTGCACCTCTTGGATGCGGACCAGGCCGAGCCCCTGCGCGACCACCACGTCGCGGATGACATCGAGCGTCTCGGGGCGTTCGAGCCGCACCTCGATGCGGTCGCCCACCGGCCAGGCCGGGATGCCGCGGTCGACCAGCGCCTGACCGACCAGCTGGTCGCTGCCCGGCGGGCCGAGCACCTCGACCAGCACGTTGCCGGTGGTGTGGGTCAGGTCGGTCGTGGGGGAGGCGCGCAGGAGCCGGCCGGCGTCGATGACCACGACGTAGTCGACGGTGCGTTCGAGCTCGCCGAGCAGGTGGCTGGTGACCGCGACCGAGATGCCGAAGTCGTGGCCGATGCGGCCGATCAGGTCCAGCATCTCGTCCCGCGCCCGGGGGTCGAGACCGTTGGTGGGTTCGTCCAGCAGCACCAGCTGCGGGCTGTGCACGATCGCCTGCGCCAGCTTGGCCCGCTG is a genomic window containing:
- a CDS encoding ABC transporter permease, translated to MSAPILRLGLRSLFGRARVWLMVAMPVILVVLAFVLRRASSGDVPADSAEQLLRNFGIGIAVPVVALVATTTLINSEFDDGSIIYLLTKPVSRVSIIASKAVVTLGAGVVFAAVPMLIAGLILSGTADRMALAGLLGGVVASIAYVGVFTALATTMKRSIIGCLLFWLIWESTLASLFSPVKWLSPRTWGNSVIQHVSSGIADTPPVPLWYALAATAVVLVLGVVLAGKRLASMTISEE
- a CDS encoding CynX/NimT family MFS transporter, which gives rise to MTDTDLTARGAVHQRQSTSSELRGAAAVFAAVGIMLVAANLRPAVVSVGPLLDTISEDQGFSSAAAGLLTTLPVLFFGLSAPVAPRLAARFGIERTIFGALVLLLAAIALRLVPDVVALFAGSMAVGAAIGVCNVVLPALIKRDFAHRSGMMTGLYSMTLSGGAAVAAGVTVPIDDALGGNWRLTLAVWGVLALLALVQWLPQLRRVHTIRDDAGGGSLYRDRVAWAITVYMGAQSLIFYTFGAWLPTYLLDRGMTHGEAGTTLALGQVAGLLTSLTAPMIAGRMRDQRAIALAFLVFCAIGFIGLVSTDAVPLLWVCLVMMGPGSGISLALLFMVLRSNSTAQTGQVSGMAQSIGYGLAAIGPILIGAVHDASGSWNLAMSVLALAIVPQALSALRAARAGTMRAG
- a CDS encoding pyruvate, water dikinase regulatory protein yields the protein MDIPVKAPPTPVFFVAGGTGISAETLGNMMLQQFPSVRFVREKLPFIKTPEQAREAVAQMDAAKTSEVTPLVFSTVAVEEIREILSSTDCAFIDLFGSHLDMVEQVLHVNAAHNSTSAHGVRDEGQYDARMKAVEFAIEHDDGQSLRQLDRADLILTAPSRCGKTPTTMYLALQYGLRVANYPLVEEDFESSDLPRPIKPYADKCFGLLSTPARLSQVRSERRPGSAYATLAQCTYELRRAEALFRTHRIPYINSANMSVEEMAAMIMQTRKLSAAR
- the ppsA gene encoding phosphoenolpyruvate synthase is translated as MSNIEWFADLGIDDVESVGGKNASLGEMVQHLAKAGVNVPTGFATTADAYRRFLVDTGLKDEIDGLLADLDVDDVRELARVGAKIRGDIEEQDFPADLEADIRSAYEKLTAEQGQDATFAVRSSATAEDLPDASFAGQQETFLNISGIDNILHAIKLVFASLYNDRAIAYRVHAGYDHSLVALSAGIQRMVRSDIGASGVMFTMDTESGFRDAVFITSSYGLGEAVVQGAVNPDEFYVYKPALKEDRPAILKRGVGSKTTKMVYTGDDTVGETIHFVPVEPEDQGRLSLTDDEVTELAKYAVAIEEHYGRPMDIEWGKDGSDGKLYILQARPETVQSRASSSTLKRYVMKERGPVLVEGRAIGQKIGAGRVRKLTLETMHEFEQGDVLVAGITDPDWEPIMKRASAIVTDLGGRTSHAAIISRELGIPAVVGTGTATKDLTDGQEVTVSCAEGDTGFVYEGLREFEVKETELDKMPDIPTKIMMNVGTPDQAFEFSRLPNKGIGLARLEFIINRQIGIHPKALLELDDQTPELQEQIRSLISAYDSPRDFFVERVAEGVASLAAAFAPEPVIVRMSDFKSNEYAGMIGGERYEPDEENPMIGYRGASRYLSADFEDCFAMECEALRFVREEMGLTNVRIMIPFVRTIEEAKGVTDLLAKYGLKRGENGLQVVMMCEVPSNAVIADQFLKYFDGFSIGSNDMTQLTLGLDRDSGLVAGGFDERDPAVKAMLTMAITACKEQGKYVGICGQGPSDHPDLAEWLVDQGIESISLNPDTVVETWLRIAKRGEKAGA
- a CDS encoding FadR/GntR family transcriptional regulator, with amino-acid sequence MTQPITPPRRTSELVVERMEQLIRGGEWPVGTCIPAEPELVRDFGVGRNTIREAVRALEHTGMLQPRRGDGTYVRSANPFAAAMSRGASSAALDLMQVRRALESEAAASAARSASARTRAKLRAVLDRAEAALAAGDLETYTREDVGFHTQLVAAAGNPLMVEIFDGVVEAIAATHAEITATSAAHTGLHPQGHREAIDAIDAGDPEAARAAVNHYIDELEAEIKRA